A single region of the Chrysiogenia bacterium genome encodes:
- a CDS encoding glutathione S-transferase produces MNGPCTLYLMDISYFSGKIEGYLRYKEIPHKRHYVKWGEMSGKILRNTGHMRVPVIQTAEGEWLQDSTPMIDWFEARHPEGPVLPEDPALAFFCRLLEDYADEWMWRPALHYRWSLEEDARALSEHFARTFLSDSPFPLSVTAKMARERQRKTYVRDDGVSDETREHVEGIYLKTLDRLEAVLARSPYLLGAKPSLADFGFFASMFRHFSQDPTPARIMQDRAPGVYEWVARLWNARASKFEKAKFANTLPKAWSPILEDIGEAYLPYLAENARAWHGRRRHFDLSVQGASYKNLPTVQYRVWCRERLQDHFEALPEEAKPEVEKTLRAHGCWEPLWQGGRIASNLHAGNTPPLCRPRKVGTAERVRRYFSGIEWNLPGAWD; encoded by the coding sequence GGACCCTGTACCCTCTATCTGATGGACATCTCCTACTTCAGTGGGAAGATAGAGGGGTATCTGCGTTATAAGGAAATTCCGCACAAACGCCACTACGTCAAGTGGGGCGAAATGTCGGGAAAAATTCTGCGCAACACCGGTCACATGCGCGTGCCGGTGATCCAGACCGCAGAGGGCGAGTGGCTCCAGGATTCGACGCCGATGATCGACTGGTTCGAGGCGCGCCATCCCGAGGGGCCCGTGCTTCCGGAGGATCCCGCGCTCGCTTTCTTCTGCCGTTTGCTGGAAGACTACGCCGACGAGTGGATGTGGCGCCCGGCGCTTCACTACCGGTGGAGCCTTGAAGAAGACGCCCGGGCGCTCAGCGAGCACTTCGCCCGCACCTTTTTGAGTGACTCGCCCTTTCCGCTTTCCGTAACGGCAAAAATGGCGCGTGAGCGCCAGCGCAAAACCTATGTGCGTGACGATGGCGTAAGCGACGAGACTCGCGAGCACGTGGAGGGAATCTATCTCAAGACTCTCGACCGGCTCGAAGCGGTCCTTGCGCGCAGTCCGTATCTGCTGGGCGCGAAACCATCGCTCGCGGACTTCGGGTTTTTCGCGAGCATGTTCCGCCATTTTTCGCAGGACCCCACGCCCGCACGCATCATGCAGGATCGCGCGCCGGGGGTATACGAATGGGTTGCCAGGCTGTGGAACGCGCGCGCCTCGAAATTTGAGAAGGCGAAGTTTGCGAACACCCTGCCGAAAGCCTGGAGCCCGATTCTCGAAGACATCGGCGAGGCCTACCTGCCCTATCTTGCTGAAAACGCGCGCGCCTGGCATGGGCGGCGGCGCCACTTCGACCTGAGCGTGCAGGGCGCAAGCTACAAAAACCTGCCGACGGTCCAGTACCGCGTCTGGTGCCGCGAGCGCCTGCAGGACCATTTCGAAGCGCTCCCCGAAGAGGCAAAGCCCGAAGTCGAGAAGACTCTTCGCGCGCACGGCTGCTGGGAACCCCTGTGGCAGGGCGGGCGCATTGCCTCGAATCTGCACGCGGGAAATACGCCGCCGCTCTGCCGCCCGCGAAAGGTCGGCACCGCCGAGCGCGTCCGCCGCTACTTCAGCGGAATCGAATGGAACCTGCCCGGGGCATGGGATTGA